GTAAATGTGAAATCCTCTGGCTTAAATATTTCTTCTGCATTGTTTAATAACCTAAAAACAGTTCCGCAAGTATTTGGGGATAGTTATCCTTTTATAAACACTGATTATTCATTCCATATCCCCCCAGACATCATGATTTACCCTTTTTATGCAACCGCTGGTCCTCAATCATTACAATTTAGTGCGGATCAGATCATCTCATCTAAAATAATGGCCATCTATTTAACTTTGGATGAGTTGCAAGCTTTGAAAAAACTAGAATTCAGTTCAACTGATGGGAGCGGAATTATTACACCGGGCGAGAAAAAGGGACTTATGGGGGTCAAAATTGTTGATATAGACGCTGCATTGATTGAGCAGATTAATCAAAAAAAAGATAGTAAGTCGAAATATTTAAAAAACGATACAAAAGGTATTTATATAAACGAAGTAATAGAGGGGAGCGCGGCATACGAGGCAGGCATACGCAATGGCGATATAATTACTAAGTTAAACGGCGAGGATGATTTAACGACTGCCATTCACTTTGAGAAATTTAAAAAGTTTCATTCAGGTGATGAAATTAGTTTAACTGTACAGCAATGGCAGGGTGGAGAAAAGACTTTTAAGGTTAAATTGAAATAAGCATGTTTAAACTACATTTTAATGACAAAGAAGGCAAGCAAGATGTCCTTTATTTATTTTTAGTATCAGCGCCTAACAATCAATGCACTTTTACTTGCCTAAATAGAGATTTCAGCAAAGTTGAGGCCTCTACGACAATAAGCACCGCTGATGTTTACCAAAACATTCTGCGCATAATAAAACCCCTTGGAGAATATAGTGGTTTTGAAGGAATTCTACCAGACCCAGAAATGGGAAAGTGGATGGAGCTATCGAAATAATATTTATGCGAATTGATATGGTGCAGGTGATGAGTGTTGAAGTTACAAAAAAATAAATTATGGGAACAACAGATAAAACAAAGCAAAAGGAAATTAGTAATGATGATCTATTGAAAGAATATGATGCAACGATCGCGGCTGGTTATGCAAAATTTGAAAAGAGTATAAAACAAAAGATTGGTGAGAATGAAATGAGTGAGAAAATAATTATCATAAATAATGATTTAAATAAGGTAGGTAGAGAAAATTTTATCCAAAGATTAAAAGATAGCCCTTTAGTAAAAAGCATAATTAAAAAATAAGATGAAACACTCAAAACCCACTAAAGCTATCCTCCGTTTTCTACTGGCTCTTTGCTTATTGTCCTTTGCGCCTAGCAAAAGGTCATACCAAACAGAATGTGTTTCATTAGCAACCGAGGGATACGTCACGCTAAAAATATGGGACATTCAAAAGGGAAACTCATACCAACAGGAACAAGCCCGCAAAGATGCTATTGATGCACTTTTATTTTCCGGCATTGCCGGAAACAATGGATGCACCACCCAAAAACCCATCTTATCCTCAGCCACTGAAATAGAGCAGTTTCAAAAAATAGAAAAAGACTTCTTTAGTAAAAACGGAGTTTGGGCAAACTATACTCGCGAATCAAATACAGAAACAACAGTTCCTTCCAGTATTGGCGATAAAAATTGGAAAGTATATCGTGTTTCCGTTGCCAAAAATTTATTGCGCAAATATTTAGAAGAGGGAAAAATAATCGCCGCAGAAGAAAAAGTAATAATCAAATCACTCAAAACCGGGTTTTAATTTTAAAGCATGAAAAAAATCTTATTGTTTCTCTCGTGCCTGACGCTATCAGGTGCCGCCATAGCTCAAGCCAAAAAACCAACGCTTATGGTGTTGCCAAGCGATAATTGGTGTAACCAACGCTATTTTATGACTGAGTTTGATAATCAGGGCACCAAACAAAAAGTGCCCGATTATAAAATGGCTTTTCAGGAAGATGTGGAGATAGGGCAGGTCATAAGTAAAATTGGCGCCCTCATGATAGACAAAGGCTTCCCGTTGAAGGATGCGGAGCAAGAATTAAAGGCAATAGAAGCCAGAACTGCTGAAGATAACATGACATCCAGCACCACAAGTGGCTCATCTATCTCTGAAAGCCCATTGGATAAATTAAAAAACAAAGCTAAGGCAGATATCATTATTCAGATTTGGTGGAAAGTGAATAAAACAGATCAGGGTAAATCGGTATCATTTATACTTGAAGGGTTTGACGCTTACACCAGTAAAAGAATTGCATCATCCACCGGCAACGGCACTCCATCCGATAAAGATATTGTACCTGTTCTATTGCAAAATGCAATACTGGCGAATATTGATCCTTTCGTTGCTCAACTGCAATCACACTTTGATGATATGTTTCTTAATGGCAGAGAAGTTTTGCTGACCGTAAAAAAATGGGATAGCTGGGATAAGAATTTTGAGACAGAAATAGATGGCAAAGAAATTACAGACTATATCAATTCATGGATGCAAGAAAACACTGTGAAGGGCAGATTTAATATGAGCGATGCTACTGAAAATAAAATAAAATTCGATCAGGTAAGGATTCCGTTATATGATAAAAACAATCAGGCGCTTGATGCCAGACAATTCGCCAAGGGGCTACAAAAATATTTAAAAGCAGCACCCTTCACTTATGAGGTAAAACTTATGACCCGCGGTCTTGGTGAAGCTATTTTAGTTGTTGGTGAAAAATAAAAAATAGCAATGAATAAAACAGCCTTAATAACTGTCCTGCTTAGTCTCTTTGCGTCCTATGCCAAAAGCCAGGCTAAATTAGATGACTTTGGTCGCATCGTTTTGAATACCTATTTGTCCGAAAAGATAAACCTGCCGGGGGAATCAAAGAAATTATTGGAAACCAAGTTAAACCAAATTACCAGCAATAATGGTATGGGCGGCAGCGCGGCTAATCCGAGATTTATTATTACCGCGGTAGTAAATATTGGTACCAAGGACATTATTCCCGGACCCCCTCAAATGATTGCTCAGAATTTTTCTCTTACCCTATTTGTTGGTGATGCAATTGAAGATAAGGTATTCAGCAATACTTCAATATCATTAAAAGGTGTAGGCACCAATGAGAACAAAGCTTTCATTGATGCTCTAAAAAATATTAATCCTAAGAATAAAGAAGTCGCTGCTTTTGTTGAGGAAGCTAAAAATAAAATTATCGCTTACTATGCTACCAAATGTGATTTTCTTATTAAAGAATCTCAAACACTTCGAAATCAGGGCAAATTCGATGAATCAATTTACAAATTATCTCTTGTGCCCGAAGTTTGTCAGTCTTGTTATTTCAAATGCTTAGACACCCTTTCGACTATCTACCAGCAAAAGATAAATGCTGATTGTAGGGAGAAGCTGACCAAAGCTAAATCTATTTGGATGGCTGAACAAAGCCCAAGTGGTGCTGAAAAAACAGGGGATATATTGAGCGAAATTAATCCAATGTCTAACTGTCAGCCCGAAGTGGCTGCGTTTATTAAAAATATAGATGCAAAACTTAAGGCGGATGAAAAAGAACGCTGGCAATTTAAAATGAAGCAATATGCTGACAATGTAGCCAAGGAAAAGGAGCAGACCAGAATTGCCGAACAACAAGCAATTAGAAATGATGCATTACAGGATAAACAAGCTGCTCGTAATTTAGAATTAGATAAAATCCGAGTTAGTGCCTATCGCGATGTAGCCGTAAAATATGCCGAAAATCAACCTAAGACCGTAACCTATAACAATATTTATTGGAGATAATTATGAAACAAACATTTCTGCAGTTTTTCGCAATCGTAACACTGGTTACTACTTCCACTGCCGGTTATGGCCAAGGATTTAATGAAGACAAAACAACGTTGGCCAATTTCATAAAACGTATGTATAACTCTTCTCCTTTTGAGGGGGTAAAAATTATAGAAGACTACAATGCCAAATATATTGTTTCACTAGTCATCTTGGAGAAAGCAAAATATCCTAATTCATCTACATTAAATAGAGTTGCTAATGTAAAAGCTCGTAGCAACGCCAATATCTTTGTGAACGGCTCGTCCATAACATCCGACATGGTTATTAGAACCACAGAGGTTAAGGACTCCGCCAAAACCTCTTTGACAACAATGGAAGAAACAATAAAAGAAAATGCCAACGGCTTTGTAGAAGGTATGGAACTTTTAAATTCTTTTGACATTGACGAGGGTTCAAGATTTGTGTACATTGTGTATCGCGAACTGAAAAAATAAAGGATAAGACCCACACCCTAATTATTAAACAGCCGGTACGTGAAAACGTACCGGCTTTTTTTAGTTAGTCGGCTTGTTATTAATTAGCTCCTTTTCCCAATACAAAAGAATCTAATGACCACAAAAAGATATGGAATTTGAAATCATCCTGGGGGAAGACCCGATAATAGCCTTGTCCATTTTTGGGATCCATTTCATTCGTAAGCATCACAATCGCATCCGCCGCCTTTAATTTTTCGTGATAAACAGTTTGCTTTGAAATCAAACTGTGCGTGCAGAATCACACAGCTTACTTATAGGCTCGAGCGAATTCTAATCTTTAATTCCGTTTTACCCTTTTTATCGCTTGGCCTCGCTTGCTCTTCTCCCGGGAGGAATCTTGTGAATCAGCTTTCCTACTTACCTCAGGCAAACTTCTTTTAGTTTTAAAAGGCTTTCGAAGCTTTGATCTGAATTATTCCTTAATAAATCTTTTGGTGATCTCACCACTATCCGTTTTCAGATGGAGGAGGTACATGCCTTTTGGGAAATTGCTTACATCTACATCAAAGTTAGAGTCAGTCAATTTGTTTTCTGCTACTACTGCACCGAGCAGGTTGCAAATTTGGTAACGTGTGTTTGCGCTATTTAAGCTCGTAGTAATGTGCAGGGTATTGATGGTGGGATTGGGAAAAATATTTACACTATTATTTGCCGCTTCAATGATGCCAACAGTCTTACAAGAGTAGTAAGAATGAGTGCTGTCACCACTTACCCACGAACCATTGAAATAGGCCTGTCTCGCGACGTAATCTGTCAAACTATTGTTGGCATCATAGGTGTACTTTCTTTGTTCATAGTCCACCCAGATTGCGCCGTCCCAAGGTTGATACAAAGAGCTTGTCATGTTATTATTGGCATCGTAGGTATATATATATTGGTAGTTGTCAGCCCAAACCGTGACATTCCATGCTTGACGCAAATAGCTTATCATGTTATTATTAGCATCGTAGGTGGATACATAGTGGTAGTTGTTCACCCAAGCCGTATCCTTCCATGTTTGGAATAATTCAACTGTCTCGTCATTATTGGCATTGAAGGTATATGCATATCGTGTGTTGTTCGCCCAGGTCGTGCCATTCCATGTTTGACGCAAATCACTTGTTTTGTTACTATTGGCATCGAAAGTGTCTGTATATAGGACGTTGTTCAGCCAGACTGTGTCGCCCCATACTTGGTGCAAATCACTTGTGTTGTTATTATTGGCGTCGTAAGTCCAGATATCTTGACTGAGGTTCGCCCAAACTGTATCCTTCCATGTTTGACGCAAATCACTTGTTTTGTTCTTGTTGGCGTCATAGGTGAATATTCCCTGATCGTGGTTCAACCAAGCTGTGCCATTCCATAATTGACGCGAATCACTTGTCATGTTATCATTGGCATCATAGGTATATATGTGTAAATCGCTGTTCTCCCAGACCGTACCGCTCCCTGTTTGATACAAATAGCTTGTCTTGTTATTATGGGCATCGTAGGTAGAGACATATTTGTAACTGTTCCCCCAAGCCGTACCGTTCCATGTCTGAAACAAATGGCTTGTGTCATTCTTATTGGTATCGAAGTTGTATAGATGTTGCCAGTCGTTTTTCCAAACTGTTCCATCCCATGTTTGGTGCAAATCCTTCGTAACGTTATTATTGCTATCGTAGTTACCTATTCTTTGATCGGAGTTCACGCAAGCCGTATCGTTGCAGACTTGATGCAATTCACCGGTCTTGTTATTGTTGGCATCAAAGGTTAAAAAGAACTTGCTGGTAAGATTCCAACTATTATTAAGGGTGTCCAATTTATAGTTGTATCCGCTGTCTATGTAGCACTTTAAAGAAGTCGCGCCCATGGCTTTGGATAAATGTTCCTGTGTATCCGGTATTCTGTTGTGCGAAGGGCGGTCTATTTGTACTTGTTCGTTCGCTTGGTTTACAGAGATAGGCTTCTCAAGTATTTGTTCCTGTGTTATAGCGATAGCATCGCTAGAAGGAAACTGTTTCCCTTGCGCAAACAGACCGGAGATGAACATCAGCAAGCAGATGGCGGTGAGGGGTAGATTTTTTTTCATACAAGTTACTTTATTTGGTTTTTAATTTTTGTCTCTTCGGTTTACTACAGAACGGTTGGTATTCGCTGCAAAAGGGAAAGCGAAAGGCTATAGTGCTCTGACCAAGAATGACCTACTTATATGTCTCTTCGGATACTTGCCACTTTGCACTTCTTTTTCCCTCTGACAATGAAAACTTCTTCAAAGAACTTTTCTACCTACGACCCTGAGTAGGTCGTTTCATGCCTCAAGTATAGCAATAATAATGCTGACCCGCGAAAATATTTTCGGACATCTTCTCTGATTTCTGGAAATTGACAAATACCCCAAAAACTCCGACCCCTTATGATGGTAGCCGGAAAATAGAGGGTGAACTCATCGAATAAGTAACTTCTCTCTCAGCAACAGAAACCCATCCTTGATTTGGATACTGCCTATTTGAGGTTCAATACTGCTTTCGCTTTACCGTGAAGCAGGAATAACTTCTGCTTCTTTGCGGGTATTCACTGTCTGCTTCATGCCGTATAGCTCAGCCCAAACACCGGTATATGGTCGGTCGAAAACGGGAGGATTTGACAAATCCATCCGCAGACCACTTTGGGTATTGGTGATGTTGCGATTGCGGTCGTTCTTATCCAAGTTTTTGTGGGCCGTGATGCTCCAGCAGGTAGAGTTACCGTTAGCAGCCACATCCACGCTCCAGCGCAAGAAGAGTTGCCACATGCGGAAGTAACGGTTGCCGTAGTGTGTGTTGATATAGGCTTCATTGCGCATCCAGTTTTTGTACCAGCGACGAATAGTATGCGAATAGTGAATGCCAATGTTTTCAACGTGCAGCGCTTCAAAGTTTGCGCTCTGTAAAGAGTCAATGAGGAAAGCAAGCGGGGTAGATGCATCAGCACCGCTGAAAATGTTTTCGCCCATGAAGAGACCCCATACGAGGTCTTGCCAGTGCTGGCCTTTTTGAAAAATACCCGGATTAGCGCGCAGACCTGCTTGTTGCAAATAGAACAAGCCGTCGTCTTCGAGCATATCATAAATCATTTTGATAAAGCCCTTGAATTTGCGTATGCCGACGTGCTCGCCCATTTCGAGGCAGGAGATTTGGTTGTAGGTGTTTCCCTTGGGGATGTCGCGATAATCCATACATAAGAATGCGTGCTTTGTCGCTCACTCCATGGTCTTTGATTTGCTGCATACCCCAGTCATGACCGTCTTGTGCAATGGTGACACCGGTGCTGTCTGTGCCATGGTTTTTAGCGGCATAGGCAACGAGGGTTCCCCATCCGCAACCGATGTCGAGGTGGCGGTCGCCGGGTTTCATAAATAGTTTGTTGCAGACCATTTGCATCTTGCGGTCTTGTGCTTGTTCCAGCGTTTCGTTTTCGGCATCTAAAAAAAATCCGCTGGTATAAACCATGCGCGGGCCGAGATAGGCTGCAAAGAAATCGTTGCCGCGGTCGTAGTGGGAGCGGATGATGCGTTCGTCCTGACTTTTAGAGTGAATTAATGTTTCAGGAATCAGCCGGGAGAAGAAAAATTTCCAATGGTGTGCTGTGAGTGAGTAGCGGAAGTAGCCATTACGCACCTTCATAAATTCTTCAAAGTCGCCCTTGATGTCAATATTGCCGTCCATAAAATCTTCCACGAAATGTCCGAAAGAAGGGTTGTTTCCGGTTACGTAACGCGCACGGGTGGCGTTGGTTTTAGGGACAATGAAGTCCAGTGCTGTTGCAGTCATGCTATTTTTAATTCGAATAAAAAAGTCGCCAAAAGTAACTTATTATATGAGGAAAACTATAAAGGCAACCTCCTATAAAAAAAGGTGTCGCCTCTGCAGGAATCGAACCTGCATTTAAAGTTTAGGAAACTTCCGTTCTATCCATTGAACTAAGAGGCGAAAATAGGGGGCGGGGCGAAAATAAAAAATCCGTTCTCTGAAAAGACTACTTGATGATATTGCCGTTCGTCGCCCCTTCCTTCGGTGCAACAAAATGTAGTTTGCCATCCGCATCCTCCGCCATCAAAATCATTCCTTTAGATTCGATACCGCGCAGCTTTCGCGGAGCCAGGTTGGCTACTACCGAAACCTGTAGGCCGATAATTTCTTCTGGCTTGAAGAATTCCGCAATGCCGGATACTACCGTTCTGGTTTCAAAGCCGAGGTCAACACTCAGTTTTAAAAGTTTGTCAGCTTTTTCCACCTTCTCAGCGGTCAAGATTGTGCCGACACGCAAATCAATTTTATCAAAATCATCGAAGGTGATTTCTGATTTTTGAGTACTGATTTCTGATTTTTCTTCCATTTCTGATTTCTGATGTCTGTTGTCTGTTGTCTTGTGTCTGTTGTCTGATGTCTGATGTCTAATATCTTGTGTCTGTTTCAACTTCGCAATTTGTTTTTCAATGGTTTCATCTTCCACTTTCTGATAGAGCAAGGAAGCCTTCCCCTAATTGGTGTCCGGGTTTCAAAAGGTTTTGTCTGCCTGCGTCACTCCATTTAAACTGCTCCTGATTGAGTTGAAGCAGCTCAAAAATCTTCTTGGAGGTGAAGGGTAGAAAAGGCTCACATAAAATAGCGAGGCTGGCAATGATTTGAAGACAGTCATAAAGGGTTGCGGCAGTCAATTCCTTATCAGTCTTGATGGTTTTCCACGGCTCCTTCTCCGAAAGCAATTGATTGCCATGACGCGCTATGTTCATCATTTCCGACAAGGCATCGCGGAACCAGTATTGTTCAATTGCGGCACCTATTTTATCTCGCTGGGTTTCAATAAAGATTTTCAAGGTCGCATTCTCCTTCGCCTCCGGCACTTGGTTGTCAAAGAATTTTTCGGTTAAGACCATCACCCTGTTCACCAGGTTTCCGAAAATGGCCACCAGTTCGCTGTTGACGCGCGTTTGATAATCCTTCCAGGTGAACTCGCTGTCTTTGGTTTCCGGTGCAATCGAGCAGAGCACATATCTTAGCTCATCTGCCTTTTCCGGAAAGTCTTCGATGTATTCATGCATCTCTACGCTCCAGCGTCGGCTCGTACTCATTTTATCGCCCTCCAGATTCAAAAATTCATTGGCGGGTACGTTATCTGGCAGAATATAATCGCCGTGCATGTGCAACATCACCGGAAAGATGATGCAGTGAAAAACGATATTATCCTTCCCGACGAAATGAACTAATTGTGTATCGGTATCTTTCCAATACGGCTCCCAATTTTTTTTATTGTCCAGTGCCCATTGTTTTGTTGCTGATATGTATCCAATCGGTGCATCAAACCAAACATAGAGCACTTTGCCATCGGCATTGGGTATAGGAACTTTCACACCCCACTCTCCATCACGGGTCATGGCCCGTGGTTGCAAGCCCGCATCAATCCAGCTTTTACACTGACCATAAACATTTGAGCGCCAATCTTTGGCGTGGTCACGAAGCAGCCAAGTGCGCAGCCAGGGTTCGTATTGATCGAGTGGCAGATACC
The sequence above is a segment of the Bacteroidota bacterium genome. Coding sequences within it:
- a CDS encoding T9SS type A sorting domain-containing protein; amino-acid sequence: MKKNLPLTAICLLMFISGLFAQGKQFPSSDAIAITQEQILEKPISVNQANEQVQIDRPSHNRIPDTQEHLSKAMGATSLKCYIDSGYNYKLDTLNNSWNLTSKFFLTFDANNNKTGELHQVCNDTACVNSDQRIGNYDSNNNVTKDLHQTWDGTVWKNDWQHLYNFDTNKNDTSHLFQTWNGTAWGNSYKYVSTYDAHNNKTSYLYQTGSGTVWENSDLHIYTYDANDNMTSDSRQLWNGTAWLNHDQGIFTYDANKNKTSDLRQTWKDTVWANLSQDIWTYDANNNNTSDLHQVWGDTVWLNNVLYTDTFDANSNKTSDLRQTWNGTTWANNTRYAYTFNANNDETVELFQTWKDTAWVNNYHYVSTYDANNNMISYLRQAWNVTVWADNYQYIYTYDANNNMTSSLYQPWDGAIWVDYEQRKYTYDANNSLTDYVARQAYFNGSWVSGDSTHSYYSCKTVGIIEAANNSVNIFPNPTINTLHITTSLNSANTRYQICNLLGAVVAENKLTDSNFDVDVSNFPKGMYLLHLKTDSGEITKRFIKE